The Patescibacteria group bacterium genomic interval AATTTTAGGTAGCAATAACAAGGTTACCAACGTTAAAGTAACGATGAAGGCTTTGAACAGAATTGCTAGCTATTGGCGTTTTCGTGGTGGTAAAACTGATGCTGATAAGGCTAAAAAACAGGAAAAGGAAATTAAGAAATAATTTATTACAATGAAAATAATATGGTTTTGACCTTATCAAATTTAAAACCGGCGAGCGGTTCTAAAAGAAAAAAGAAAAGAGTGGGTCGAGGTAATGCCTCGGGACACGGTACTTATAGTACTAGTGGTTTGAAGGGTCAGCGTTCTCGTTCTGGCGGACGCGGTGGTTTGAAACTAAAAGGCTTGAAAAATAGGTTGCAAAAAATTCCCAAATTACGTGGTTTTACTTCTCAATATTCCAAGCCGGAAGTGGTTAAACTCAAGGATTTGGAAAAATATTTTCCAGTTGGAGCGAAAATTAATGTCGAAGGTCTAAAAAAACACAACCTTATTCATCGCACTACTTCACTGGTTAAGGTTTTGGGCGGCAGCAAGCTTACTAAAAAATTTACTATTCAGGGCTGTGCCGTTTCTGCCGGAGCTAAAAAAGAAATTGAGGCAATAGGCGGAAAAGTGCTATAATATACTGGCGGTTAACTTTGTTAACCGTTTTCCTCTCATAAAATATGTGGCAAAAACTAGTCCAAATTTGGAAAGTAAAAGATCTTCGTAACAGCATCCTTTTTGTTTTGGGGATGTTGGCGATTTTTCGTTTTGCCGCTCATATACCGGTTCCGGGTATTGATGTTACCGCTCTCAAGAGACTTTTTGAGTCAAATCAGTTTTTAGGATTGATCAACGTATTTTCCGGCGGCAGTATGGAAAATTTTTCCGTCGTTGCTATGGGTGTGGCGCCATATATTACTTCATCTATTATTTTTCAGTTACTTATCATGATCATTCCTTCGCTAGAACATCTTTCTAAGGAAGGTGAGCATGGCAGACAAAAGATTAATCAATATACTCGTTGGTTGACCATACCTTTAGCTATTTTGCAGGGTTATGGCATGCTTTCGTTACTTAGCCGGTCAAGTCAGGGAATCGTCGGCGCGATGTCTGGATTCCAACTCGTTACTGTTATAGCGACGGTAACAGCCGGTACCGTGCTTTTGATGTGGATTGGCGAGTTGATTTCGGAAAAGAAGATCGGTAATGGCGTGTCGATTTTGATTTTTGCCGGTATTATTACTAGTATTCCTGGAGCCATTGGGCAAACACTGTCTGTTTTTGATAAGACTCAGGTTTTCAACCTCGTAATGTTTTTGGCGATTGCCTTGATTACGGTAGTTACCGTTGTTATTTTAACAGAGGGACAACGCAATGTCCCGGTTTCTTACGCCCGCCGAGTACGAGGAAATAAAATGTATGGCGGTGTTGATACTCATTTGCCAATTCGCGTAAATATGGGTGGTGTGATCCCTATCATTTTTGCCATCTCATTGATTTTATTTCCTTCAATGATTGCTCAGTTTTTTATCAACGCTCAAACCGCTTGGGTGGTTAGTGCTGCACGTTTTGTTATTAACCTTTTTCAAAATCAACTATTCTACGGTATCAGCTATTTCGTTTTAGTAGTTGGCTTCACTTATTTTTATACGTTTGTTGTTTTTCATCCTCAGCAAATTGCTGAAAATTTACAAAAACAAGGAGGCTTTATTCCTGGTATTCGTCCGGGACCAAATACTGCCGAATATCTTAATAAGATTGTAAGTCGTATTATTCTAGGCGGCGCTTTATTTTTAGGATTGATTGCTATATTGCCTTTATCAATCAAATATATTACCGGTCTTAATACCATGGTAGTCGGGGGTACTTCGCTTTTAATCGTTGTTTCGGTAGTAATTGAAATAGTAAAACAAGTTGAATCACAGTTGACAATGCGTGATTACGACGGTTTTTAAACAATTTTTTTATTATTTTTTTAACCCCTGATAATAAGGGGTTTTTGTTTTAAATAAGCTAAAATATTGAAGTTTTATTTAAAACCTGGTAAACTAAAATCTAAGAATTATGGTCAATATATTCAGAAAGAAACCAATACTTGCCCTGGCGCCGATGGCGGGAATAACCGATTCGGCTTTTCGTCAGCTTTGTCGCGGGCTAGGCGCTGATTTGGTTTACTCGGAAATGATTAGTGCTGAAGGAATAATTTATGGCAAACCGCAGGATTATTATGATTGGGAAAAGAAAAAATGGGGCAAGTTAAGCAAGACCGAACGGTTAGCTATCTATGAGTCTAAAGAAAAACCGATTATATTACAGCTTTTTGGTAAAAATCCGGAGAATATGGCAATAGCTGCCGCGATATTAGTTAAAAAATTCAAACCAACCGGGATCGATATTAATATGGGTTGTCCGGCAAAAAAAGTGGTGAAATCCGGTCACGGCGTGGCTTTGATGAAAGATCCGGCGTTAGCCTGCGAGATTGTAAAAAAAGTAAAGGCAGCTGTTGGTAAAAAAGTTTTAGTGTCAGTCAAAACTCGTTTGGGCTTTACCAGTAAAAACGAAATTTTGAAATTTGCTCCTAAAATAGAAAAAGCCGGGGCGGACTTTATTTGTTTGCATGGACGTACGTATAAGCAGGGATTTTCCGGAGCAGTAGATTACGATCTGATAAAAAAGGTAAAGAAAAAAATTTCTATTCCTTTGATTGCTAATGGTGGAGTGAAAACGCCGCAGCAAGCTATAGATGTTTTACGTCTGACGAGGGCTGACGGACTAGCTATCGGTATGGCAACGTGGGGGCAGCCATGGATTTTTCAAGAGATAAAAAAATATTTTTCCGGAAAAATAGTCGGCAGGTTTTCCTGGGCGCAGGTAAAGAAGGTGATTTTGAGACACGCCGAGTTGGTTTATAAGGAAAAGGGAAGTTACGGTATTATTGAGTTGCGTAAACATCTTTGCTGGTATGTTCGTGGACAAAAAAACGCCGCAGAGTTGCGACGAAAATTGGTTCGCGTCAAAACAGTTGGGCAAATAAAGAATGTTTTAGATAGTTAAGGCTACCACCAGCGTTTTTTACGGAAAATCAGACCCAGGGTTAAAGCTATTAATGCCATTATTCCCAGTATGATCCAAAAGCCAAAATCATTTTGTTCTAGCGGATGAGGAGTTCTCATGGCAAAAATGAAAGCCACAAGATTCATGGGTGCAAAAAGTACTGAAATAATCGTTAAGGTTTTAATAATTTGATTAAGGCGATAGGAGCTAAGGGACATTCTGGTTTCGTGCAAAGAGTTAATGGTTTCTTTGTGGGTTTCCAGTAAATCCCATATTTCCTTTAGTTGATCGATAAGGTTTTTGAAATATATATCGATTTTGTCGTTTAGAAAGAAGCGATCGCTGGCTTCCACGAGGTGAGAAATGGTGCTTTTATGAGCTTGCATTGTTCTTCGAAAATTGATGATATTTTTTTTAATCAGCGCGATTTCGTATATTGTTTTTGGTCCGTGTTTGATAAATATTTGCGACCCGATAGCGTCAATATCGTTATTAATATGGACTAGCATTGGAAAACAGTAATTGGTTAGGCGGTTCAATATTTCAAAAAGTAGATTGGCTGATCCGCCCTCCATTATCTCTTGATAAAATTTGGGGTTTTTTTCACAGCGAGTAAAAAATTCACGAAGCGGCGGCAGTTGACCATCGTGAATAGTAACTATAAAATTGCGACCAATAAAAAAATCAACTTCCGTAGCCTTTATTTCCCGAGTTTTTCGATTGTAAATCGGGAAGAGTAGAACCATAAAAAGATATTCGTCGTGTTCTACTAATTTTGGTCGCTGTGTCGGAGGTAGACAGTCTTGGACGTCAGTATGGTAAAAAGGAAAACTTTTTTTTAACCAGTTTATTTCCCGTAGAGTATTTTGAGTGACATTAAACCATTGAAAGCCACCCAATCGTAAAAGATGTATATGTTTTGGTTTTTCCATAATTTATTTTTGTTTGTTAAAATATTATAACATATTTTGGTTTGATTGAGAAATAATAGTAATGACCCGTTACTAAAACTAGATATTTTTGCTATAATAGTAGTGTTAATATAATAAAATTATGTCTCAAAAAGAAGGTAAAAAAGACGCGGCTTTTGCCCCGATAACCCCGGAGGTAGTATCGCAAACTCCAGAATCGTTAGAACAACCATTAAATCCAGAGGATTTGGCTAGCCCAGAGACTACCACTGGAGTTGTAACTGAGGGCGAGCCGCAGACATCAACTGATGGTTATCCGCCGCTTCCTGGTTCGGGAACGGTCGGTAAAGCTGCTGATATTTTGGCAACGGCAAAAGACGAAACCCTGGAAAATATAGAAGATATTTTAGAAGACGATTTAGAGCAGGTATACGCCAATTTACCGGAAGAAAAAAAACAAGAATTTAAAATTGAGGGAGAAAAAACAGCTTACGCCATCCGGGGAGTTCTCTCTTCGGTAAGAATTAAAGCCAGAAGAATTTTTCGTCTGATTGCCAGTTGGCTGAAAATCGTCCCTGGAATTAATAAATTTTTTTTGGAACAAGAGGCAAAGATAAAAACTGATGAGATATTGGATTTGGTTGACGAGGAAAAGAAAAACAAAAATATAAAATAAATTTTTATTTAACATGGACCAGGAGCTTCAATTTGGGTTGCCGACTGGCAATCCGGCTGAACAAGTAAGTCAAGGTTTGGTGGCATCCAGCCCGTGGCTGATGTTTATTTTTTATTTTGCGCTCACGGCGCTTTTTGTTTTTATTATACTTTTGTTTATTCGTTATTATTTTTACCGTCGGGAAAAGGTTCCGGCTGCTTTTCGTAAAGTCATTTTGCTTATTACTTTACCCAAGGAGTCGTTGAAGCAAGAAAAAGGACACGAGAGGGAAACGCAGCAGTCAATTGCCGAGGAAATATCACTAGGAGAAATGTTGGCTGGTAGTATCGGCGGGCTAAAAGCGCAAAAAGGTTTGCGTTATTGGTTGTTCGGTCGGACTGACCATGTCGCTTTAGAAATAGTCGCCCATGATGGTTTTATCTCTTTCTACGCTGCCGTGCCTAGTTATTTGCAGCAATATTTTGAACAGCAAATACATGCACACTATCCAGAGGCTTTTATTGAAATAAAGGAGGATTATAATATTTTTAGCCCGCAAGGAGTGATTCGAGCGGCTTATTTGAAATTTAGACGTGAGTTTTTCTTTCCTATCAAAACTTATAAAAAAATGGAAAACGACCCCCTGGAATCGTTGACTAATGCCATGGGGAAGCTAGCTGATAATGAAGGGGCAGTGATACAGGTTATTGTCCGTAGTTCTCGTCCCAGCTGGCACAAGGTGGGCAGTCGTGTTGTTTCTGAAATGAAGCAAGGAAAAAAATTAAAAACAGCCGTTCGTGCTGCCGGAACAAATGGATTTTTGAAATTTTTGGGAGTAGTAGCTGATGTTTTTAAAACTAAAAATAAAGATGAGCAGCAGATAGGAATGATGGATAGTAGGCATTACCAGCTTTCACAGATGGAAGAGGAAATGGCAAAAGGCATTGAGGAAAAATCCAGTAAAGCGGGACTGGACGTAAATATTAGGGTAGTGGTTTCCGCACAAGACCCTACCAGTGCTCAGCTTTGT includes:
- the rplO gene encoding 50S ribosomal protein L15; translation: MVLTLSNLKPASGSKRKKKRVGRGNASGHGTYSTSGLKGQRSRSGGRGGLKLKGLKNRLQKIPKLRGFTSQYSKPEVVKLKDLEKYFPVGAKINVEGLKKHNLIHRTTSLVKVLGGSKLTKKFTIQGCAVSAGAKKEIEAIGGKVL
- a CDS encoding magnesium transporter CorA family protein is translated as MEKPKHIHLLRLGGFQWFNVTQNTLREINWLKKSFPFYHTDVQDCLPPTQRPKLVEHDEYLFMVLLFPIYNRKTREIKATEVDFFIGRNFIVTIHDGQLPPLREFFTRCEKNPKFYQEIMEGGSANLLFEILNRLTNYCFPMLVHINNDIDAIGSQIFIKHGPKTIYEIALIKKNIINFRRTMQAHKSTISHLVEASDRFFLNDKIDIYFKNLIDQLKEIWDLLETHKETINSLHETRMSLSSYRLNQIIKTLTIISVLFAPMNLVAFIFAMRTPHPLEQNDFGFWIILGIMALIALTLGLIFRKKRWW
- the secY gene encoding preprotein translocase subunit SecY, with the translated sequence MWQKLVQIWKVKDLRNSILFVLGMLAIFRFAAHIPVPGIDVTALKRLFESNQFLGLINVFSGGSMENFSVVAMGVAPYITSSIIFQLLIMIIPSLEHLSKEGEHGRQKINQYTRWLTIPLAILQGYGMLSLLSRSSQGIVGAMSGFQLVTVIATVTAGTVLLMWIGELISEKKIGNGVSILIFAGIITSIPGAIGQTLSVFDKTQVFNLVMFLAIALITVVTVVILTEGQRNVPVSYARRVRGNKMYGGVDTHLPIRVNMGGVIPIIFAISLILFPSMIAQFFINAQTAWVVSAARFVINLFQNQLFYGISYFVLVVGFTYFYTFVVFHPQQIAENLQKQGGFIPGIRPGPNTAEYLNKIVSRIILGGALFLGLIAILPLSIKYITGLNTMVVGGTSLLIVVSVVIEIVKQVESQLTMRDYDGF
- a CDS encoding tRNA-dihydrouridine synthase encodes the protein MVNIFRKKPILALAPMAGITDSAFRQLCRGLGADLVYSEMISAEGIIYGKPQDYYDWEKKKWGKLSKTERLAIYESKEKPIILQLFGKNPENMAIAAAILVKKFKPTGIDINMGCPAKKVVKSGHGVALMKDPALACEIVKKVKAAVGKKVLVSVKTRLGFTSKNEILKFAPKIEKAGADFICLHGRTYKQGFSGAVDYDLIKKVKKKISIPLIANGGVKTPQQAIDVLRLTRADGLAIGMATWGQPWIFQEIKKYFSGKIVGRFSWAQVKKVILRHAELVYKEKGSYGIIELRKHLCWYVRGQKNAAELRRKLVRVKTVGQIKNVLDS